GGCGGTCGGCGTGCGATACGGCCTGCACCCGCACGTCGGTTCGCTGGTCGAGGTGGAGTCCGAGGTGCGTGAGGTGCTGGACCGCTCGGCCGGCAGCGCCCTGGGTTTCGGTCCGGACACCGGCCACCTGGTCTGGGCCGGTGTCGATCCGGTCTCGGTCATCGGTGACTACGCCGATCGGGTGGTGGCCCTGCACATCAAGGACGTCGACCTTCAGGCGCGAAGCGCCGCGATCAAGGCCGGTGACGACTACCTGGCGGCGACGCTCCGCAGGCACGTGTGGATCGAACCCGGCCGTGGTCAGACCGATTTCGCCGGTGTCCTGGCGGCTCTGCCGCAGGAGTGGGACGGCTGGACCGTGGTGGAGGTCGACGTACCGAACCTGCCCGACCGGATGGCCAGTTCTCGGTTCGCCCTGGAATACCTGACGGAGCAGCCCTTCTACTCGCGGGCCGATGATCTCGGGGAAGGCGTGAAGTGACGCTCGGCGAGAGTGGTTTCACCCCCTTGTTCGACGGCGTGACCCTGGCGGGCTGGCGCTCGGTCCCGCGC
This region of Kineosporia sp. NBRC 101731 genomic DNA includes:
- a CDS encoding sugar phosphate isomerase/epimerase, translated to MATMHRLSINPLPWILGDLGYNLSFEVVETALMDLKAAGYTAMTVEWTADMDVPTYGALFARHGMFPAPGYFSGAFHDASEHAALVEGIKRHAEAHASFGLDQAFIAADLTPERIAAPAVGAGESTQASAVIAEGMALAAEAAAAVGVRYGLHPHVGSLVEVESEVREVLDRSAGSALGFGPDTGHLVWAGVDPVSVIGDYADRVVALHIKDVDLQARSAAIKAGDDYLAATLRRHVWIEPGRGQTDFAGVLAALPQEWDGWTVVEVDVPNLPDRMASSRFALEYLTEQPFYSRADDLGEGVK